A stretch of Dama dama isolate Ldn47 chromosome 22, ASM3311817v1, whole genome shotgun sequence DNA encodes these proteins:
- the TM7SF3 gene encoding transmembrane 7 superfamily member 3 → MELLRLLLIAVLASVTRAAGGAEIVGNSSEGLLEFSVGKFRYLELKKPFPEEAILRHISSNVTFVIFQIHSQYQNTTISFSETLLPNASGTGTDKGLVSILRPEQSMCTWHLETLDPEPVQNVAIPLSYSESDPIPGGCNLEFDVDIDPNIYLEYNFFETTIKFAPANLGYARGADPPSCDVKTGLDSRWRLQYDVYQYFLPENDLTEEVLLRHLQRMAEVPQVRANAVKVVTLTADDKTSVSFSSLRGQGVIYNVIVRDPLLNTSTAYVPTHTYACSFEAEEGNCSSLGRVSTKVFFTLFALLGLFICFFGHRFWKTELFFIGFIFIGFFFYILITRLTPIKYDVRLIVTAVAGSIGGIFLVAAWWRFGVLTLCMLCVGLVLGFLVASVAFFTPLGNLKIFRVDAVFWVTFSCIAIFIPVVFMGCLRILNILSCGFIGSYSVVLAVNSYLYTSLSYIALNILRRALHVDFRRAFMNVPFQTNDFIILAVWGMLAVSGITLQIRRERGQPFFPPHPYKLWKRERERRVTNILDPSHHIPPLRERLFSRLAQIKGLFQKEQPAGERTPLLL, encoded by the exons GTCTTCTGGAATTTTCTGTGGGGAAATTTAGATACCTGGAGCTCAAGAAGCCCTTTCCAGAGGAAGCTATTTTGCGTCATATTTCCAGCAATGTCACTTTTGTTATTTTCCAAATACACTCACAGTATCAGAATACaacaatttctttttctgag ACTCTCCTTCCTAATGCCTCGGGGACGGGCACTGACAAAGGACTGGTTTCCATTCTTAGACCAGAGCAGAGTATGTGCACTTGGCACTTGGAGACATTAGACCCTGAACCTGTCCAAAATGTGGCCATTCCACTGTCCTACTCGGAAAGCG ATCCTATCCCTGGTGGCTGTAATTTGGAGTTTGATGTAGATATCGATCCAAACATTTACTTGGAGTATAATTTTTTTGAAACAACTATCAAATTTGCTCCAGCAAACCTAGGCTATGCGAG AGGCGCAGATCCTCCATCATGTGATGTCAAGACAGGCCTGGACTCCAGGTGGAGGTTGCAGTATGACGTCTATCAGTATTTTCTGCCCGAGAACGACCTCACTGAAGAGGTGTTGCTGAGACATCTGCAGAGGATGGCCGAGGTGCCTCAGGTGCGGGCCAATGCTGTCAAG GTCGTCACCCTAACAGCTGACGATAAGACAAgtgtttccttctcctctctccgGGGACAGGGTGTCATTTACAATGTCATCGTTCGGGATCCACTTCTAAACACGTCCACGGCTTACGTGCCCACTCACACGTATGCTTGCAGCTTTGAGGCAGAGGAGGGTAATTGTTCTTCCCTCG GAAGAGTCTCTACCAAAGTCTTCTTCACTCTTTTTGCCCTGCTTGgcctcttcatctgtttctttgGACACAGATTCTGGAAAACAG AACTATTCTTTATAGGCTTTATCTTCATTGGATTCTTCTTTTATATACTGATTACAAGACTGACACCTATTAAGTATGATG TCCGCCTGATTGTGACAGCCGTCGCCGGGAGCATCGGTGGAATTTTCTTGGTAGCTGCTTGGTGGCGATTTGGAGTCCTCACGCTCTGCATGCTGTGTGTCGGACTGGTGCTGGGCTTCCTCGTCGCATCAGTGGCTTTCTTCACTCCCCTGG GAAACCTAAAGATTTTCCGTGTCGACGCAGTATTCTGGGTGACCTTCTCTTGTATAGCCATTTTCATTCCAGTGGTTTTCATGGGCTGCTTAAGAATA CTGAACATACTGAGTTGTGGATTCATTGGCTCTTATTCGGTGGTCTTGGCCGTGAACAGTTACCTGTATACAAGCCTTTCTTACATCGCTTTGAACATACTCAGGAGAGCACTCCATGTGGATTTCCGCAGAGCTTTCATGAATGTGCCTTTTCAAACGAATG ATTTTATTATCCTGGCAGTATGGGGGATGCTGGCTGTAAGTGGAATTACGCTACAGATTCGAAGAGAAAGAGGGCAGCCGtttttccctccccacccttaCAAGTTATGGAAGCGAGAGCGTGAGCGCAGAGTGACGAACATCCTGGACCCCAGCCACCACATCCCTCCACTGAGAGAGCGACTCTTCAGCCGATTAGCCCAGATCAAAGGGCTCTTCCAGAAGGAACAGCCAGCGGGAGAGAGAACGCCCCTGCTTCTGTAG